CCGACCCGGCAGCTTTCACGATGCGGCGGAACGTGGGGCACTCCATATGGCTCGACGCGGGGCACACGGCCGCGTGGCGCAGGCCGTCACGCATGGCACTCAGCTTGCGAATGGTCCGGTCGAGCTCATCGGCCTTGGCCGCGAGCATCTGCCGGTCGATGCGCGGCGAGCCCTCCGGTGCGAACATGCGGGCAATTTCATCGAGCGAAAAGCCGGCGGCGCGGCCTACGGTGATGAGCGCCAATCGCTCCACCACGCCGGGGTCGAACAGGCGGCGCAGCCCGCGCCGGCCGGTCGAGACGATCAGCCCCTTCTCGTCGTAGAACCGCAGCGTCGAGGCCGGAATGCCCGATTGCTGCGCCACCTCGGCAATGTCCAGATGCTGCACCGCTTGACCTCAAGTCAACTTGAAGTTGCACAGTCTAGCTTTCGCCTCTTTTCCGGAGGCATGCAAAGGACCGACACCATGAATGCCACGCAAACGAGCCCCAACGAACAGGCCGCGCTCTGGAACGGACGCGCCGGCCGTGCCTGGATCGACGGACAGGCGACGCTTGACCGGATGTTCATCCGGTTCGAAGACCTGCTCGCCGACACGGTGCGCGCCACGTCTGCGCGGCGGGTGCTCGACGTCGGCTGCGGCACGGGCAGCACCACGCTGGCAGCGGTGCGGGCGGCTGGCGCGCAGGGCAACTGCCTCGGCGTCGACATCTCGGAGCCGATGGTCGCCGTTGCCCGCACACGCGCCGCGCAGCAAGGCGCGACGGCCCGTTTCATCGCCGCCGACGTCCAGACCCACGCCTTCGAGCCCGCGAGTTTCGACCTCGTCATTTCGCGTTTCGGCGTGATGTTCTTCGGCGACCCCGTGGCCGCCTTCGCGAACCTGCGCCGTGCGGCAAGCGCCAATGCACGGCTGCAGGTCATCGCATGGCGAAGCGCCGCGGAGAACCCCTACATGACCGCCGCCGAACGCGCAGCGGCACCGCTGCTGCCGAACCTGCCGGTGCGTCAGCCCGGTGCACCGGGGCAGTTCGCCTTCGCGGACCGGGATCGGGTCGCCTCCATCCTGCAGGAGAGCGGCTGGGGCGAGATCGACATCCAGCCGATCGACGTGGCTTGCACCTATCCCGAGAAGGATCTGGTCGGCTATTTCACGCGGCTCGGCGCCGTCGGCCAGGTTCTCGAGGACATGGACGAAGCGACGCGCCGGCGGGTCATCGGCACCGTGCGTGCGGCCTTCGATCCGTTCGTGCATGGCGACGAAGTGCGCTTCACGGCCGCCTGCTGGATGATCGCGGCGACGGCTACTCCGCCGCCCTGCCCTGCATCTGCGCCTTGAAGCCGCGGTTGTTCTCGAAGGCCACGTTCACCCGCTGGCCGTCGAAGCGCAGGGTGTACATCGTCACCTCGTCTTCGCCCAGCACGCGCGAGTCGATGCGAAAGCTCTGCGCGTCGAGCCAGTTGCCCTTGACTGCAACGGGCGCGTTGGGCGCTTTGTCGTTGATGCGGAAAAGGCCATCGAGCCCGATCGGTCCTGCGAGCGGCTGCGCGGTGGCGCCGGGGTCCTTGCCGTCGAACACGATCTCGTAGCTCGGCGTTGCGGCCTTCAGGTCGAGCACCAGGCTCTTGATGCCCAGCATGTTGCGATCGAACTGCCAGACCTTGCCGGACACCGTGGCCGCGAGCTCGGGTGCGGGCGTGACAGCGCTCGGCTTCTCGATGGCCGCATCGCGGATGCGGTCCGCCAGCTGCGCTTCTGCGGCGCTGTCCGCGGGAAGCGGCTGTGCCGAGCGTGCGGCGGCGACGATCATGTCGATGAACGGCGCCATCGGGAAGTTGCGCCGGCTCGTGGTCACGGCGACCACGTCGACCTCGGGCAGCACGACGATCAGTTGTCGGTTGTAGCCCGCCGCGATGTAGGCGCGCTTTTCCGGAATGGTCCACCAGCCATTGGCGTAGCTGTAGGCCGGCTTCGCACCGAAGCCCATGTCGACGGAAGCGCTGAACACCTTTTCCACCCATTCGGCAGGCAGCAGTTGCCGGCCCGCCCACTGGCCCTTGCGCAGGTAGAGGTAGCCGATCTTGGCCATGTCGCGCGGCTGCAAGTAAAGGCCGAAGCCGCCGGCCTCGATACCCTGCGGGTCCTTGATCCAGCGCACGTCGCTGATGCCCAGCGGCGCGAACAACCGCTTCTGCGCATAGGCCAGCGTGCTGCCACCGGTCTTCTTCGCGACGATGGCCGACAGCAGGTGCGAGTTGCCGCTGTTGTAGTTGAAGCCGGCACCGGGCGCCTGCGCCATCGGGCGGTCGAGCACGAAGCCCTGCCAGTCGCGGCTGCGGCGCAGCTGGATCAGGCTCTCGGGCACGCTGGCATCGAGCTTCTCCTTCCAGTCGAGGCCCGAGGTCTGGTCGAGCAGGTTCCCGAGGGTGATCGATTTCTTGGCGGCATCGGCGTTGGCCACCGTGCGATCGGCAAAAAACTCGAGCACGGGCTGGTCGCGCGAGGCCAGCAAGCCATCCTGCATGGCCATGCCCGTGAGCGTGCCGACGACAGCCTTGGTGACCGAGTTGACCGTGTGCTTGAGGCCCGCGCGGTACGGCGCGTAGTAGGCCTCGGCGACCAGCTTGCCGTGGCGCGTGATGAGGATGCTGTCCAGGCCGTTCGCCTCGCCGCGTTCGACCAGCTTGGCGAGCGCCGCCGAGTCCATGCCCTGCGCCTCGGGCGTGCTCGTGGCCCAGCCTGCGGTGGGCCATGCGGCGGGCTCGTCGGCCAGCGCGGCCTTGAGCGGCAAGGCTGCGAACAGCAATGCGATTGCGAGGTGGGCCAGTGAAGAATTGGTCTTTCCATGCACGCGCATCGCCGGTCTCCTCAGTTGTTTGGCGCCGATCATATCGACGCGCCACATGCCCGGCCTCGGGCCATCGCCATGCGCGCAGTCAGCCCGACCGGTCGCGGCCGTGTCCGGTCAATGCCGGGATTCGTTGCAACGCCTCAGTTCGGTGCAAGCGGCGTCGAACTGTACGTAGTACGCATCGATGAACGCTTCCTCGTCAGCCGCCATGTCGAGCAGCACCGAGAGCACGCCGATTTTCTGCGTGCGGGCAAAGGCCGCGAGGTCTTCGATCGCGGTCTCGTGCACGTCTTCCAACGCATCGAGAGAGCCCGCGTTCCTCACGGCGTAGTCGAGGGCCCACATGCAATAGATCGCATGCTCGGATGGCGAGAGCGATGCATCGCCCTGCTCCGCCCGCTTCTCGATGATTTCGTCGCCTGCTTCGAGCAACCAGGTTTCCATGTCGTCCATATCGCCAGCGGTACTCATGACGTCATTTGTCCTTCCTGTCGACGGCCAGGGACAGCGCGATGCCGAGCGCGAGCCCGATGCCGATCCCCATGCCGATGTTGTCGATCACCAGGCCGATGGCGACGCCCACGGCCAGGCCCGTTCCGATGCCCAGGCTCTTGCGTTTCATCGGGGCAGTTTATTCACCGATGCCGCGCGCAAGACGTGTTCTTTGGCAACAGGCCCTTGCTCCCAAGGGCCATGGACACCCATGCAACCCGCTAGAGCTCCTGCTCGGGAATGAACGGCGCCAGCAGGCGCAATCGCAAGCGTTGCCACGCGGTGGTCTCGGGCGGCACGTCATACACCGTCTGCTTGCCGTCGTCGTCTTCCTCCACCCATTCGACGCTCTGGCCGTCGGCACCCAGGCGCAGCGTGTAGGCGCTGCCGGCATCCGCAAAGCTTTCCAGCTGCCGCGCCATTTCCTCGCTCTGGATGATGATGCCCAGTTCGGTGTTGAGCCTCGCGGAGCGCGGGTCGAGGTTCATCGAGCCGAGGAACACCTCCTTGTGGTCGAGGATCGCGTTCTTCATGTGCAGCGCGCCGGTGCGGTGCCCGAAGACGCCCAGCTTGCGGCGCTTGACGCTCAGCGAGGGACTGATCTCGTAGATGGTGACGCCCGCGGCCAGCAGTTCCTTGATGTGCGGCCAGTAGCCCACGTAGACCGAGGGCTCGTCGGTCGATGCGAGCGAGTTGGTCACCAGCTCCACGCCAAGGCCGGCCTTGCGCGCGCGCACGAGATTCGCCACGGCCTCCTCGCTCGGCACGAAGTACGGCGAGACCATCTTGATGTTCTTGTCGGCCGTCATGAGCCACCGGATGACGCCTTCGGTGACGGTGCCCTTGATCGAGCCTTCGCGCTCGTTGAGCCCCTGCGTCTTCGTGAGTGGATCGAACAGCACCCGCGCGTTGGCCCACAGCAGCGGGCTCAGCTGGCCGTTCGCCAGCTCGAACGGAAGATTGAGCATGGGCACGAGTTCGAGCGGCACCAGGGGCGGATCGTCCGCGCTCGGATGGAGCGGCCTGCCGTCCAGCGGCATCTGGGCTGCTTCGGGCGGCTTGGCGGCCGCGGTCTGGCGTTCGAAGTTGTCCTGCAGTTGCGCGCGGTTCAGCGTGCTGTGCGCGATGCGCTCCAGCGGGTACACGACCTCGCTGTTCCAGTAGTGGTCGAACTCGGCGGAGAGGTCGCGCACCACCGGCCCCGCCACGAAGGTGTCCATGTCGATGAAGTTGCTGCCTTCTGCGTTCATCACGTATTCGTCGGCCATGTTGCGGCCACCGGCCACGGCCGCGACGTTGTCGGCCACGAAGAGCTTGTTGTGCATGCGCCGGTTGACGCGGCGGAACTCGAAGCCCGAGCTGATGAAGCGGGTGACAAGGCTGCTTCGGCCGCCGGGGAACGGATTGAACAGGCGCACCTCGACGTTGGGATAGCTGGCCAGGCCGAGCAGCAGGTCGTCCTCGCCGGAGGTGTAGAGGTCATCGACCAGCAGGCGCACGCGAACGCCGCGCGCCGCGGCATCGCGCATGGCGCGCATCAGCGCGCGGCCGGTGTTGTCGCCCTGCAGCAGGTAGTACTGCACGTCGAGGCTGCGGGTGGCGAGCTTCGTCAGCTCGATGCGGGTCGCGAATGAATTGGGGCCGTAGGGTTGGAGACGGAAGCCCGAGCGGCCGTCGGTGGGGAGCACCTTTTGCGTGATGGCGCCCAGGGGCGTCTGCGCGTAGTCGCCGATGGCGTTGGTCGGCGGTGTGGCGATCTGCGGCGGCAGGCTGGAACACGCCGCGAGCGCGACGGCGAAGCCGAGCGCCAAGACCGAGCGAAACACCGATCGGGCGAAGCTTCGCGGCACTGCGGCCTCGCCGGCAGACGCGAGCAACCCCGGAAGCATTCTGATCCCCATACTTTTGTTTCCTGCGGCGCGATCAAGGCGTTCCACCCGTTCGCAGAACGGGGCGAGGCGACAGTGTCGTCCAGAAAACTTCCGGAACGCTGACCATCCGGTCCACCCGGACGGCCAGCGTTACCGGCATGCGTAGCTGGCAGCCGCGAAAGCATCGCCCGACTGATAGGTCGCCTTGAGTGGATAGACGCAGAACGGCTGGCTCTTTGCGGGTGCAGTGCTCGTTGCCGCACTCGTCACATCGACGCGCCCGGGCTCGATGCCCTTTTCGACCCAGTCGGTCAGCATCGCGTACTTGAGCGCCTCGCTCGGAACCGGTGGGTTCGCGTCGGCGTTGACGGTCCCGTTCGTTCCGTAGTGGCCCATTCCGGGAACGAGATAGAGCTTGTAGAAAGAATTGGCCGCCGCGAATGTGTCGGCGGGCGGCGACTTCAACGCGGCATTGAGTTGATTCGCGACGGCCGTGTAGTACTGGAGCACCCCCTGATGCGGAATCAGGTCGTCCGACTGTCCGACGAAGGTGATGAGCTTTCCGCCACGCGCCTGGAACGCTGTCAGGTCCGGGTTGTCCGTGTTGATGTTGCCGAACGCGGCTTGCAGAGCAATCCCTCGATCGAAGGTGGCGCCGAGATCGGCGTAGGTGAGGTTTTTCCAGCCATCGGCGCCGTTGCCCGTGGCATTGAGAAAACTCGGGGTTGCGAACGTGGGGTCCTGCCGAATGAGCGCGATCGTGTCCGTTGCCAGGGTCTGCGGATTCACCGGTCCCAGGATGGCACCGCCGCCGAATGGCGAAGTCGCCAGCGTCGCGCCACGCGGATAGCCGTACCACAGGCGCGGCCCTGCGAGGCCCACGGCGTATCCCGTGTCCGTCGCGGGAGCGGGCACCGAGCCATCGCGCGTGGGCCCGTACCAGACCTTGACGAGGCTGCGTGCCTGCGCGCTCGAAACGCAGGTGGTGGCATCTGTATTGCTGCCTCCGCTGCCGGTGCAAAGCACTTGCGGATCCTGCTGAGGGTCGTAGGCGCACTGGGAAGGGTCGATCAGGTAGCCCAGATGTTTTCCGCCGACCATGTCGCATGCATTGAGCGCCGCAGCAGACACCGCGTTGACCTGCGCGATGCTCATGGCGACACCGCCCAAATCGCGCTGCGTGATCAGTTGGCCATAGAGCGTGGCGGTGTTGAACCTCGTCCAGTGGATGGCCGGCGAGCTGGCGATGATTCCATCGAAATCGCCGGGATACGCCTGTGCCTGCTTGAGCCCCTGGCGCCCTCCGGTCGAGCTGCCGTGCCAGTAGGTGTATTTCGCGTCCGCGCCGTAGTACGCCTTGGCGAGCGCCTTGGTCTTGAGCGTCATGTCATGGATGCCGCGTTCGGAGAACTCGGACCACCCCACAGTGTTCACGGTTCCATCGGCATTCATCAGGAAGTCGCCGTTCGACATCGTGTGCCCTGTATCGGTCGTTGCGGATACGGCGCCCTCCACGCCAGCCACGTCCCAGGGGCTGGCGAGCGGACTGAACGAGATCGCGTTCGGGGAGGTCTGGGTTCCACCCGCCCAACCAGTGCCGCCGATCAAATGGATCTTCCTGTTCCAGGCGACCTTGGCAGGCAGCCATATTTCGATCCCGATCCCGGCGGTGGTGGAAGGTGCGTCCGAAGGTCCGGCATGCCCCGGCCCCACGATCAGCTTCACCAGGCACAGGTCGCTTTGCGCAATGGGCGTTGCCGGCGTTGCAGTGCCGGAAAGCAGGAGCGGGTCGCCCTTCCTGAAGGTCCTGGCCAGAAGGACCGAAGTGTTCGCATCCGGCGCAAAGCCGGTTTTCATCGAGTCGTCGCATGCGAGGTCTTGCGCGCCGGATGTGTCGGTCGGAGGCGGCGCGGGAGGCAAGACCAGGCCGAGCGCCGAACCGGCATCCCCACTTCCTCCGCATGCCGTCAGCCCCGCAAGCACGAGTCCGGCAGCCAGGAAATGCCATCGATTGCAACGACGATACCGCGCACTGGTCATTGTGTTTTCTCCGAGTTCTTGTTCGGCGGGCAGACATTGCACGACCGCGCGGCGCGATCGAGCGCCGCGGGTCGATTTCAATGGGCGAGCGCAAGCCGGTCTTGCCTGTTCGACTCACTTTTGAACAAACGACCCTCAGCAAAAACACTAGAGTGGCGCAGTTGCCATGTCGGCTCGCCGACCTTCTGGAGGAAACATGGTCTTCAAGCTGAGTCGCACTGCCCTGGACGATGCAACGCGAAATCGCGAGAACGCGAGTCTTCTTGCGCCCTCGTTGACTGCCGCCTGGAATGGCCTGCCCTTCGCGTGGGTCGGCACCCCCGAGGGGGCCTGGACAAGCAGCTTCACCACGATCGCGCCGACGCTCTCGATGATCGAATCCGGCACCCTCACCTCGCGCATGACCGTTGGCGGTCGCGAGCACGACCTCAATGCAGGCGTCGGTGCCTTCACGCTGTTCAACGCGGAAACGCGCATCCGGGTGAACCAGGTCGATTGCCGGGATGCCCGCCGGCTGCTGCTTCCGCTCGACCTGACCGCACTCGAACACCAGGGCCTGGCGCAAGAAGACCTGCCCGTGAATCTTCGACAGTCCGTCGAGTTCCACGATCCTTCCCTGGCCGCCGTGCTGCGGGCGATGCTGCGCGAAGTCCGGCTCGGCTGCCCCAACGGGCCTCTTTATGCCGAGTCGTTGAGTTGTGGCGTGCTGGCCCACCTGATCCGGAGCCGCGGGCAGGCGCCGGTGCGCGAGCGCGGGACATTGACGGAATGGCAATGGTCGCGGCTGAACGAACTCATCGCGGAAAAGCCGATGAGCGAACTGACGCTCACGGCGCTATCGACGAGCGTGGGCATGAGCAAGTCGCAGTTCGTCCGCATCTTCAGGAAGTCCACGGGAACCTCGCCGCACCAGTTCATCATTCGCAGGCAACTGGAGGTCGCGCGCGGGCTGATGCGCTCGTCGAACGCCGCGTTGGTGGACGTGGTGGCGCAAGCGGGGTTTGCGAGCCAGAGCCACTTCACGCGCCTGTTCCGGGACACCTACGGCATCACGCCCGGAGAGTTCCGGCGAAAAAAATCCGGCGGTGCCCTGCCCCGTTGATTCGCCCTGGCCGACACCGCCCGCGAATGACCGATCAACGCAGGACGCGTTTCGAGGCCCCCACGATCGTCAGCTCGACATGGCTCGATCCGTTGTGGTTGCGGTCGGAGAAGCGCACCACATAGCCGCCGAGATCGAGTTCGCGAAGCCCTTCGAGCCCTCGCACGAAGCTCTCGCGCGTCGGGGACGGACCGGCCTGCTGCAAGCCTTCGACGAGCACCTTGGCGGACACGAAGCCCTCCATGTGGTTGTAGCCAACTTCCACGCCCTTGCGGCTCGCCAGGTCGGAGAGTTCGCGCGCCAGCTTCGTCGCGCTGCCCCACGGATAGGGCATGACTTGGGCGATGGCGACGCCCTTGCTGCGATCGCCGAGCGCCTGGATCAGTTGCTGGGAACTGACCACCGACAAGGCATAGAACTGCGCGCTGGCCCCGGACGATTGATAGGCCGCGATGAAGTCGCTCGTGACCTTGCCTGCCGTGGCCAGGATGACCACCGGCGGCCTGGCGCGTGCGAGATCCTGCGCCGACGCTCGCAGCCCGCTGCCGTCCACCTCCAGTGGCGTAGCCGCCGCCAGCGCGACGCCGCGCCTGACGGCCGCGCTCTTGACGGCATCGAGCCCTCCCGTGCCGAACGCGTTGTTCATGTAGGCCACGCCCACGCGATCGATGCCCAGGACACTCAGGTGCTGCACGATCTTCTCGATCTCGTCCGCATAGCCCGCGCGCACGTTGAAGACATACCTGTCGAAGCCGCTGCGCAGGGTATCGGTTCCCGTGAAGGGCGCGATCAGCGGCACCTTGCGCTCCCGCACGAGCGGGAGCGCAGCCAGCGTGGTCGGCGTGCCCGCAAGGTTGAAGAGCGCGAAGACACCATGCTTCTCGATCAGTTGCCGTACGTTGTCTGCCGTGCGCTGGGGGTCGTAGGCGTCGTCCAGCGCAACGACCTTCAGTTGCCGCCCGTGCACGCCGCCCCTGGCATTGATCTGCTCGAAGCACCATCCCGCGCCTTCCTGGAGCTCGCGCGTCAGCGGCGCGAGCGGGCCGCTCAACTGGCACGACTGGCCGATCAGGATCTCCGCGTCCGCCTCGGCGCGTGGCGCCGGCGACGCCCACGGTGCCGCGATCAGCGCCGCCGCACCGGCGCCCATGATCCGCAGCGCGCGACGCCGCGTCGCCGTAGCGCCAGCCCTCACGGCGTGCAGGTGAAGCTGGCCGCGGCGTTGACGTCGCCCGTCCCGTTGTAGCGCGGATATTTCGGCGCCTCGCAGACCGGCATCGTGCGGGCCGTGGCGCCGGCCATGAAGCTGTAGGTCAGCTGTTCCGGTGCCTTGCTGTTCTCCACCCAGTCGACGACCGCGCCGAGCCAGTCGACCTCGTTCAGGTTGCCGCCCGCGCCGTGCGTCGAAGCGGGAACGATGAACATGCGCGCGTTGGTGCGAGGGTCGGCCAGCCCGAACGACTTGGCGGCATTGGACATGGTCGTGAAGTTGCGAACGTGGTCGTTGACCGACATCAATGGATCCCCCGCGTCGTGCCAGGAGAGCAGCTTGCGGCCCGACGCCACGTAGGCCGCGATGGCGTTCTTGTCGTGGTCGGCGCCCAGGCGCTGAAGACCGCTGCTGAAGACGTAGTAATCGCGGTTGACGTCGAAGCTGGCCAGGTTGGGCGCCGGTGCCGTGCCCGGAGGCGGAGCACCGAACCACAGCGGATCGTTGGTCGCCAGGAACGCAAAGCCGCCGCCCAGGCCGCCATAGCTCGTGACACCGAGAGCCGGCACACCGGGAATCGCGGACGCAGGCGCGAAGTTGGTCCAGTTGTACTTGCTGTACGCGGTGGCGCCGGTGGCCAGGGTCAGGTCGCTGAGCAGGCCTGCGAGCGTGGGAACCTGCGCGGCTGTCAGGCACAGCGCAGGGTCGGCATTCGCGCCGGGTTGACCGCATTGCAGCGATGCGGCAGGCAGGGTGCATGCGCCGGGGTTGGCAAGGTAGCCGTCGGTCGCGCCGTCGCTGGCGTCGCAGGCTGCCACCGCGGCCGCGTAGGCGGCGGCGTACTGCGGCGGACTGATCTCGGCCGGCGTGGCTGCCTTGGCAGCCGTGTTCATCAGGCCGGTGACCGTTCCGCCCATGTCCATGGTTTCGCATCCCGCGACGATGCCGTCGAACTCCTGCGGCCAGCGCTGCGCGGCGATGTAGGCGTTGCGGCCGCCGTTGGAGCAGCCGTTGAAATAGCTGTGACTCGGCGCCTTGCCGAAGAAAGCCTTGGCGACGGCCTTGCCGAAACGCACCGTGGTGCCGCCGGCGGCATACGCATAGTCGATGGCCGATTGCCGGGCGTCGGGCGTGCCGCTCAGCCACACGCCGGGCGCAGCCTGCACAGGAACGCTGGCCCGGTTGCCGCCGTTGGACGCCGCATACACCGCGCCCTTGACGGCGAGCACGGGGCTGACGGCGATCACCGCGCCACCCGGATCGGTGGTCACCACCGAGGCGATGCGCCCGTCGAAACCGCCGCCGCCCTGCTGCCAGTAGCGGCCGGTCCAGTTGTCGGGCACGTCGATCTCGATGTCGAGGAACGGCGCGCGCGTGCCGAGCACCTGGCAGAAGCCCGACGGATTGATCGGCGCCTTGGCCTCGAAGCGCACGGTGCCGGTGACGGTCACGCCTTCGATGACCTGTCCCTTGAGGGCGTCGCAGGTGGCCTTGAGTTGCTCGGCGGTGGGGCCTGCAGGCGATGGTGCGGGCGGTGCCGGCGCAGGTGCGGGTGCGGGTGCGGGAACGATCGGCAAGAAGCTGCCGCCTCCGCCCCCGCCACCTCCGCAGGCCTGCAGGGCCAAGCCCGCAGCCAGCAGCAAGCCCTTTGACAACAGGGCTCGGGGCCCACGTTTTTCGTCGCGCATGGTTTTCTCCAGTGTTTGAGTCGTGCGCCGGGTGTTCGGCAAATCTCGATTGGTTGCTTCATCGCCCGAATGGCCGATCAACCGACCGACCGGTCGGTTTAAAAGCAGGGCGAGACTAACGCAGGAGCGCAAACGCAGGCAAGCGGCGAAGGCTCGGGATTAACCCGTAAGACTGACAATCGCGCAGGCCGCAGCCGCGACGCCTGGCGCGGGAGACCAGTCCAGGACCCGCAGATCGCGTGCGCGTGCGATGGCGATTACTTCAGTGCAACGCCCACCGGTGCCGCATCCTTCAGGTGCTCGAGGAACCATCGTCCGGCAGGACCCGGCGGCAAGTCCTTGCGGTACACGGCAAACATCGCAATCGGCGGCGTGGTGGGTTGGAAGGCTTCCAGCCGCAACGGAGCGAGGAGCCCCGATTCGATGTCGCCGCGCACCATCGCGAGCGGCATGTGCCCCCATCCGAAACCCGCGCGAAGAAACGCATGCTTTGCGCCCAGGTCCGCGAGCCGCCAGATCGATGAAGTGAACACGCCGAAGGTCTTGCCGCCGGTGAGCGAGGTGCGGTCCGTCAGGACCAGTTGAACGTGCTGCTCCAGTTCTCGCGTCGCGATGACGCGCTTCTGTGCGGCCAGCGGGTGCGAGGAAGCCGTCACGGTCACCATCGGAACGTCGAGCAGTTTTTCCGCATCGAGCTCTTCCGGAACGAGAGGCATGGACCCCATGATGCCGATCCTGCAGCCGCGCTGGAGCACCGGCTGCACCACGGCGCCGAGAGCCTCGACATAGAGGCGCAGCGGCGTGTGCGGAAACGCAGCCCGGAACAGGCCGACCGCCACCGTCAGCGAGTCCATGGGGTACATGACGTCGACGACGACCGACAGCTCCGGCTCGAGCCCTTCGGAAATCGTGCGCGCCCGGGCCTTGAAGCCATCCATGCCATGGACCACCGAGCGGGCTTGAGCCAGCAGCGCCGTGCCTTCTTCGGTCAGCGTCGGATATCGCGCGCTGCGGTCGAACAACTGCACGTCGATCTGCGCCTCCAGATTGGCCAGCGTCTGGCTCACCACAGACTGGGCCCGGCGCAGCTTGCGTCCGGCGGCCGAGAAGCTGCCTTCATCGGCGGCCGCGATGAAGGTGCGCAGTTGATCCATTGAAACGCCGTCCAGCATCTATCGCTCCCGTCGATGAAACCGACGGAAAAATATCTGCTTGCACGCTGGATGTCCAGCGAATTGCCGCTCAGGGCACGAGGATCATCGCTCCCGACTTGCGCCGGGCCGCGATGTCCTCGTGCGCCCGCGCCGCTTCGGCGAGCGGATAGCGGGCCACGTCGAGCGCACCGAAGACGCCCTTGCGGTACGCATCGAACACGTCGCCGGTCGCCTGTGCCACGGCACCTTGCACGTGCTGCGCCATCGGTCCGCCCACGATGCGAACGCCGCGCGCGGCGAGAGCCGCCCGGTCGATGTCCGGCGCACCGGAAGCCGCACCGATGGTGACGATGGTTCCGCCATCGCGCACGGCCGCCGCCGATGCGGCGAACGTGGCCTTGCCGACGAACTCGTAGACCACATCGACGCCTTCGGGCGCGAGCCGGCGGATCTGTGCGGCCAGGTCGGCGTCGCCCGAGCGCAGGACGTGATCGACGGCGCCCGCGAGCGCCGCCTGCTTGGCCTGCGAGCCCACCGTTCCGATGACGGTGGCGCCCCTTGCCTTGGCCCAGCGCGAGAGCATGGTGCCCACGCTGCTCGAGGCGCCCTGCACCAGCACCTTCTCGCCGGCCTTGAGTGGACGGAAGCCGTTCAGGCCGGCCCAGGCGGTCAGGCCCTTGGTCAGCACCGTGACGGTCTGCTCCGAAGAGAGATCGTCCGGCACCTTCAGCAGCGCGGCCGCATCGACCAGGCGCACTTGCGCGTAGCTGCCTGGCGCCAGAAAGTAGGCCATCCGGTCGCCGACCCGGATGCCGGTGACATCCGCCCCGACGGCCTCGACGATGCCGGCGCCCTCGACACCCGGCACCGAGGGCAGCGGAACCGGCATCACGCCCTGGCGAAAGGCGGTATCGATGAAGTTGACGCCGATGGCCTCGTGACGCAGGCGGACCTGCCCGGGCCCAGGCATGCCGACGTTGTCGTCCTCGACCTGGAGGACTTCGGGGCCGCCGTATTGATGAAAGCGAATGGTGGTGGTCATGTGTTGCTCTTGATTCGTTGGGGTT
This region of Variovorax sp. RKNM96 genomic DNA includes:
- a CDS encoding tannase/feruloyl esterase family alpha/beta hydrolase, producing the protein MPIVPAPAPAPAPAPPAPSPAGPTAEQLKATCDALKGQVIEGVTVTGTVRFEAKAPINPSGFCQVLGTRAPFLDIEIDVPDNWTGRYWQQGGGGFDGRIASVVTTDPGGAVIAVSPVLAVKGAVYAASNGGNRASVPVQAAPGVWLSGTPDARQSAIDYAYAAGGTTVRFGKAVAKAFFGKAPSHSYFNGCSNGGRNAYIAAQRWPQEFDGIVAGCETMDMGGTVTGLMNTAAKAATPAEISPPQYAAAYAAAVAACDASDGATDGYLANPGACTLPAASLQCGQPGANADPALCLTAAQVPTLAGLLSDLTLATGATAYSKYNWTNFAPASAIPGVPALGVTSYGGLGGGFAFLATNDPLWFGAPPPGTAPAPNLASFDVNRDYYVFSSGLQRLGADHDKNAIAAYVASGRKLLSWHDAGDPLMSVNDHVRNFTTMSNAAKSFGLADPRTNARMFIVPASTHGAGGNLNEVDWLGAVVDWVENSKAPEQLTYSFMAGATARTMPVCEAPKYPRYNGTGDVNAAASFTCTP
- a CDS encoding AraC family transcriptional regulator yields the protein MVFKLSRTALDDATRNRENASLLAPSLTAAWNGLPFAWVGTPEGAWTSSFTTIAPTLSMIESGTLTSRMTVGGREHDLNAGVGAFTLFNAETRIRVNQVDCRDARRLLLPLDLTALEHQGLAQEDLPVNLRQSVEFHDPSLAAVLRAMLREVRLGCPNGPLYAESLSCGVLAHLIRSRGQAPVRERGTLTEWQWSRLNELIAEKPMSELTLTALSTSVGMSKSQFVRIFRKSTGTSPHQFIIRRQLEVARGLMRSSNAALVDVVAQAGFASQSHFTRLFRDTYGITPGEFRRKKSGGALPR
- a CDS encoding LysR family transcriptional regulator, which produces MLDGVSMDQLRTFIAAADEGSFSAAGRKLRRAQSVVSQTLANLEAQIDVQLFDRSARYPTLTEEGTALLAQARSVVHGMDGFKARARTISEGLEPELSVVVDVMYPMDSLTVAVGLFRAAFPHTPLRLYVEALGAVVQPVLQRGCRIGIMGSMPLVPEELDAEKLLDVPMVTVTASSHPLAAQKRVIATRELEQHVQLVLTDRTSLTGGKTFGVFTSSIWRLADLGAKHAFLRAGFGWGHMPLAMVRGDIESGLLAPLRLEAFQPTTPPIAMFAVYRKDLPPGPAGRWFLEHLKDAAPVGVALK
- a CDS encoding ABC transporter substrate-binding protein; this encodes MRAGATATRRRALRIMGAGAAALIAAPWASPAPRAEADAEILIGQSCQLSGPLAPLTRELQEGAGWCFEQINARGGVHGRQLKVVALDDAYDPQRTADNVRQLIEKHGVFALFNLAGTPTTLAALPLVRERKVPLIAPFTGTDTLRSGFDRYVFNVRAGYADEIEKIVQHLSVLGIDRVGVAYMNNAFGTGGLDAVKSAAVRRGVALAAATPLEVDGSGLRASAQDLARARPPVVILATAGKVTSDFIAAYQSSGASAQFYALSVVSSQQLIQALGDRSKGVAIAQVMPYPWGSATKLARELSDLASRKGVEVGYNHMEGFVSAKVLVEGLQQAGPSPTRESFVRGLEGLRELDLGGYVVRFSDRNHNGSSHVELTIVGASKRVLR
- a CDS encoding quinone oxidoreductase codes for the protein MTTTIRFHQYGGPEVLQVEDDNVGMPGPGQVRLRHEAIGVNFIDTAFRQGVMPVPLPSVPGVEGAGIVEAVGADVTGIRVGDRMAYFLAPGSYAQVRLVDAAALLKVPDDLSSEQTVTVLTKGLTAWAGLNGFRPLKAGEKVLVQGASSSVGTMLSRWAKARGATVIGTVGSQAKQAALAGAVDHVLRSGDADLAAQIRRLAPEGVDVVYEFVGKATFAASAAAVRDGGTIVTIGAASGAPDIDRAALAARGVRIVGGPMAQHVQGAVAQATGDVFDAYRKGVFGALDVARYPLAEAARAHEDIAARRKSGAMILVP